A single window of Rhizobium sp. SL42 DNA harbors:
- a CDS encoding glycine zipper domain-containing protein, protein MKKALVLLLVGLSVAGCTQTEKGAGIGAVGGAIIGGAITGDVRGAAVGAAIGGVSGAIIGNVSDQPGQCYYRDRYGRRYIDSCPRGY, encoded by the coding sequence ATGAAAAAAGCTCTCGTGCTTCTATTGGTCGGCCTGTCGGTCGCTGGCTGCACCCAGACCGAAAAGGGCGCCGGTATCGGCGCTGTCGGCGGCGCAATCATCGGCGGTGCCATCACCGGCGACGTGCGTGGCGCAGCAGTCGGCGCAGCCATCGGCGGCGTTTCCGGTGCGATTATCGGCAATGTTTCGGACCAGCCGGGCCAATGCTACTACCGCGACCGTTACGGCCGCCGCTACATCGACAGCTGCCCGCGCGGCTACTGA
- a CDS encoding FAD binding domain-containing protein, whose translation MHLYSTNYHRATSVEDAGKLLSGADDGKFIAGGQTLIATLKQRLAQPSDLVDLRHVAALKGIAVEGRKVTIGAGVTHAEVAASASIRSVCPALAHLASLIGDPHVRHMGTIGGSIANDDPAADYPAAVLGLGATVVTSRREIAADAFFVSLFETALADDEIITAVRFQAPEKAGYAKFANPASRFAMTGVFVSKGEGGVRVAVTGAGSSGVFRHGGLERAFATDWSPQAVSGVEIDSSELMSDLHCTAEYRANLIRVMAKRAVQAA comes from the coding sequence ATGCATCTCTATTCCACCAACTATCACCGCGCTACTTCGGTCGAGGATGCCGGCAAGCTCCTGTCCGGCGCCGACGATGGCAAATTCATTGCCGGTGGCCAGACCCTGATCGCCACCCTGAAGCAAAGGCTGGCGCAGCCGTCGGATCTTGTCGACCTGCGCCATGTCGCTGCGTTGAAGGGCATTGCCGTCGAGGGCCGCAAGGTGACGATCGGTGCCGGCGTGACCCATGCGGAGGTCGCTGCGTCAGCGTCCATCCGGTCGGTCTGTCCTGCCCTGGCGCATCTGGCGTCCCTGATCGGCGATCCGCATGTGCGCCATATGGGCACGATCGGCGGCTCGATTGCCAATGACGATCCGGCGGCCGACTATCCGGCGGCCGTGCTCGGGCTCGGCGCCACGGTTGTCACAAGCCGGCGCGAGATCGCGGCCGACGCCTTTTTCGTCAGCCTGTTCGAAACGGCCCTTGCCGATGACGAGATCATCACGGCCGTGCGTTTCCAGGCGCCGGAAAAGGCGGGCTATGCCAAGTTCGCCAACCCTGCGTCGCGATTTGCGATGACCGGCGTCTTCGTCTCGAAGGGCGAGGGCGGTGTGCGGGTCGCTGTGACCGGCGCCGGATCGTCCGGGGTTTTCCGCCATGGCGGACTTGAACGGGCGTTTGCGACCGATTGGTCGCCGCAAGCCGTATCCGGTGTCGAGATCGATTCGTCCGAACTGATGTCGGACCTGCATTGCACGGCTGAATACCGGGCCAATCTCATCCGGGTCATGGCAAAACGCGCTGTTCAGGCGGCATAA
- a CDS encoding (2Fe-2S)-binding protein has protein sequence MAKVTLTVNGRTVSGECEDRTLLVHFIRETLGLTGTHVGCDTTQCGTCVVHMDGKSIKSCSILAVQASGSTITTIEGVAVNGELHPVQAAFKEHHGLQCGFCTPGMVMTSIDIIGRHDGTLDEATVRHELEGNICRCTGYHNIVKAVLAANAEMHAGRQAAE, from the coding sequence ATGGCAAAAGTGACGCTGACGGTGAATGGCCGGACGGTGAGCGGCGAATGCGAGGACCGCACGCTGCTTGTGCATTTTATTCGCGAGACACTGGGATTGACCGGCACGCATGTCGGTTGCGACACGACACAATGCGGAACCTGCGTTGTGCATATGGACGGCAAGTCGATCAAGAGCTGTTCGATCCTCGCCGTGCAGGCGAGCGGATCGACGATCACGACCATAGAGGGCGTGGCAGTCAACGGCGAATTGCATCCGGTCCAGGCGGCCTTCAAGGAGCATCACGGCCTGCAATGCGGTTTCTGCACGCCGGGCATGGTGATGACTTCGATCGATATCATCGGTCGCCACGACGGGACCCTCGACGAGGCGACCGTGCGCCACGAGCTGGAAGGCAATATCTGTCGATGCACGGGTTACCACAACATCGTGAAGGCGGTCCTTGCTGCCAATGCGGAGATGCACGCCGGCCGCCAGGCCGCCGAGTGA
- a CDS encoding xanthine dehydrogenase family protein molybdopterin-binding subunit, protein MGVEGIGARVARKEDKRFLTGKGRYTDDMVVPGMKYAYFVRSPYAHARIASIDASAAKAMSGVIDVLDGKQLLADGIGNLICGWMIHSKDGSPMKMGAWRPLAHETVRYVGDAVAIVVADSIGAARDAAEAVSVAYDELPVVTVAVDALKPGAPELHPEAPGNLIFDWEIGDGAAADAAIAQAAHVTEIDIFNNRLSPNPMEPRATLGIYDGAEDHYTCYTTSQNPHVARLVMSAFYNVAPENKLRVIAPDVGGGFGSKIYIYPEEIVCLWASKKTGVPVKWTSDRTEAFLTDAHGRDHVSKVKMAFDKDHRIIGLKVDTVANLGAYMSLFSSAVPTYLYATLLSGQYDIPAIHCNVRTVYTNTVPVDAYRGAGRPEATYLLERTVETAARELGISPVELRRKNFIRSFPHQTPVIMNYDAGNYDASLDVALQASDWNGFAARKAEAGKRGKLRGIGMSCYIEACGIAPSAAVGSLGAGVGLWESAEVRVNAVGTVEVLTGSHSHGQGHETTFAQLVSERLGVPLDNISIVHGDTDKVQMGMGTYGSRSGAVGMSAIVKALDKVEAKAKKIAAHLMEADESDIVIDNGELKVAGTDKSVPWFQVTLAAYTGHNLPSGMEPGLKEGAFYDPSNFTFPAGCYIAEVEVDPETGKTEIVQFVAADDFGNIINPMIVEGQVHGGIAQGIGQALLEGVHYDPANGQLLTASYMDYAMPRADDLPSFSVSHQNTPCPGNPLGIKGCGEAGAIGSPPALINAITDAIGNNMLNMPATPLAVWSALQARQVRHAAE, encoded by the coding sequence ATGGGTGTTGAAGGGATTGGCGCGCGCGTGGCGCGCAAGGAAGACAAGCGCTTTCTCACCGGCAAGGGCCGGTATACGGACGACATGGTCGTTCCCGGAATGAAATATGCCTACTTCGTCCGTTCGCCTTATGCGCATGCCCGCATCGCAAGCATCGATGCCTCTGCGGCGAAGGCCATGTCGGGCGTGATCGATGTGCTCGACGGAAAGCAGCTGCTGGCGGATGGCATCGGCAATCTGATCTGCGGCTGGATGATCCATTCGAAAGACGGGTCGCCGATGAAGATGGGCGCCTGGCGGCCCTTGGCCCATGAAACCGTGCGTTATGTCGGTGATGCCGTGGCGATCGTTGTCGCCGACAGCATCGGCGCGGCGCGCGATGCCGCCGAAGCGGTATCGGTTGCCTATGATGAACTGCCGGTGGTGACCGTTGCCGTCGATGCGCTGAAACCGGGTGCGCCCGAACTGCATCCCGAAGCGCCGGGCAATCTCATCTTCGACTGGGAGATCGGCGATGGTGCCGCTGCCGATGCGGCGATTGCGCAGGCCGCGCATGTCACCGAGATCGACATCTTCAACAACCGCCTTTCGCCAAACCCGATGGAGCCGCGCGCGACGCTCGGCATCTATGACGGCGCGGAGGATCACTACACCTGCTACACGACCTCGCAGAACCCGCATGTTGCACGTCTGGTGATGAGCGCCTTCTACAATGTCGCGCCGGAAAACAAGCTGCGCGTCATCGCACCTGATGTCGGGGGCGGATTCGGATCGAAGATCTACATCTACCCGGAAGAAATCGTCTGTCTGTGGGCGTCGAAGAAGACCGGCGTTCCGGTCAAGTGGACATCGGATCGCACTGAGGCCTTCCTCACGGATGCGCATGGCCGCGACCATGTCTCCAAGGTCAAGATGGCCTTCGACAAGGACCACCGGATCATCGGCCTGAAGGTCGATACGGTCGCCAATCTCGGCGCCTATATGTCGCTGTTTTCGTCTGCGGTGCCGACCTATCTTTATGCGACGCTGCTGTCGGGCCAGTATGACATCCCGGCAATCCACTGCAATGTCCGAACCGTCTATACCAATACGGTTCCGGTTGACGCCTATCGCGGCGCCGGTCGGCCGGAGGCCACCTATCTGCTGGAGCGGACCGTCGAGACGGCGGCACGCGAACTCGGGATTTCGCCGGTCGAACTGCGCCGGAAGAACTTCATCCGCAGCTTCCCGCACCAGACGCCGGTGATCATGAACTATGACGCGGGCAATTACGATGCATCGCTGGATGTGGCTTTACAGGCGTCCGACTGGAACGGCTTTGCCGCTCGCAAGGCAGAGGCCGGCAAACGCGGCAAGCTGCGCGGCATCGGCATGAGCTGCTATATCGAGGCCTGCGGCATCGCGCCCTCGGCGGCGGTCGGTTCGCTCGGCGCTGGCGTAGGCTTGTGGGAATCCGCCGAGGTGCGGGTCAACGCTGTCGGAACCGTCGAGGTCCTGACCGGTTCGCACAGCCACGGACAGGGTCACGAGACGACCTTCGCCCAGCTCGTGTCGGAGCGGCTCGGCGTGCCGCTCGACAATATATCCATCGTGCATGGCGACACCGACAAGGTGCAGATGGGCATGGGCACCTATGGCTCGCGCTCCGGCGCCGTCGGCATGTCGGCGATCGTCAAGGCTCTGGACAAGGTCGAGGCCAAGGCAAAGAAGATCGCTGCCCATCTTATGGAGGCCGACGAAAGCGACATCGTCATCGACAATGGCGAGCTGAAAGTCGCCGGTACCGACAAGAGCGTGCCGTGGTTCCAGGTGACGCTGGCGGCCTATACGGGGCACAACCTGCCGTCGGGCATGGAGCCGGGCCTCAAGGAGGGCGCGTTCTACGATCCGTCCAACTTCACCTTCCCGGCAGGCTGTTACATCGCCGAGGTGGAGGTCGATCCGGAAACCGGCAAGACCGAGATCGTCCAGTTCGTCGCGGCCGACGACTTCGGCAATATCATCAACCCGATGATCGTCGAGGGTCAGGTCCATGGCGGCATTGCGCAGGGCATCGGCCAGGCGCTGCTGGAGGGCGTGCACTACGATCCGGCCAATGGCCAGCTTCTGACCGCCAGCTACATGGATTACGCCATGCCGCGCGCCGATGATCTGCCATCATTCAGCGTCTCGCACCAGAATACGCCTTGTCCGGGCAATCCGCTCGGCATCAAGGGTTGTGGCGAGGCAGGCGCCATCGGTTCGCCACCGGCGCTGATCAATGCGATCACCGATGCGATTGGCAACAACATGCTCAACATGCCGGCAACCCCGCTCGCCGTCTGGTCCGCGCTGCAGGCGCGCCAGGTCCGGCACGCGGCCGAATAA